Genomic window (Vibrio coralliirubri):
ATCACCGCACCAGAAATTGGCATCGCCAACGTCACCAACAATAAGAAATGGTGAACGCTTTTCGCTGCGATTTCTTGTGCTCTCGTCAATACGGCAACACTCTCAATTGCGCCCTCTTTAAAACGCCATACCAAGCGTGAAAGTGCGACAACTAAAACAATCAAACCCAACGATTTGTGCAGCCCCATTAACTCGCCTTTTTCGGGGCCACGCGGCATGCCTTCAAATTGAAGTCCAATAACAAACACGACAAGGAACAAAATACCGGTAAGCCAATGGAAAACAACAGTCTTTTTCGATAACGATTTACTCATGATGACCACTTTATGTCTCTAATAATGACGCTATTTTCGCCTAATATCATTACACTTTATAGGGTAAATAAGTAAAGTTAGGTAAAGACCAAAAGAAGCCCAAAATCGTTACTTTGTGTGCTCGACAAAAATCAACTCGTCAGTGTTGAAACCACGCTCTTTAGACATGCTTTTGAACTTCTCCATCACCTCTGGCGCAACCTCTGGCGTTCTTGAAAGCAGCCATAAGTAATCAGTATCTGGACCTGAAACAAACGCGTATTGGTAACCCTCTTTGTCCAATTCAAACACCACATAAGCGCCGTAGAAAGGGCCAAAGAAAGACACTTTCAAATAGCCTTGTTCGCTGCCTTCAACAAAATACGCTTTGCCTTCCGCTTCGTTCCATTCACCCTCTTCCGCCGAATAGCCTCGGTTAATCACCTTCACGCCGCCATCATCACGCAGACTATACTCAGCACTGATGTTGTCTAAGCCACGCTCAAACGAGTGATCCAAACGAGCCACTTCGTACCATTTCCCTAAGTATCGATCCAACTCGAACTGTTGAACGGGCTTAACCGTTTCGGGCATGCCGACACAACCACCCAATAAGATCACGCTAAGCAGCAATAATATTTTTTTCATCCTAACCTCGACTTGTTTTTATTAGTAATGCGAGTAAGTCTCGTGAAAACATAAACTTACATCCTTGGTAATACGTTAAATCCATTTTTATAGTTCACTTAACTGTAATTTATTCAGAATCTTATGTGAATCGTTTAGTCTGCGAATGAATCAATGACGTTTCATTGCTATTCGATATTGAGTCGGCGTCACCTGTTTATAGGATTTAAACTGACGATTGAAGTTGGCTTGGTTGTCGTATCCCACTTTCTCCAAGATCAAACTGACAGGCAATGAGGTATTAATCAGCAAGTCGCACGCAACATTCAATCGGATCTTTTTAAGCCGTTGACTGAAGCTCTCTTTATAGTGCTTTTGAAATAAACGCCTAACACTGCTCTCACTGATGTATAGGTGACTGGCTAAATCGTTAATCGAGATATCTTGAATAAAGTGATTCATTAAGAAGGCTTCGACCTTATCTAGCTTATCGCTGATCTCATCACCTTCATTGTCCTTAAAGATCGGGTTGATCAACTGCACCACCTCTTCGTCATCAAGTAATACCGAAAACAACGAGAATAAAGTGAGTAACTGTTGGTGTGGCGGTTTCTCCATCACCCTGTCTAGCAATTCAGTCGCCTTCTCTGCCGAACTAGGAGAGAACTGCAATCCTTTCTTTGAGCCTTCCAGCAGTGCACGCAACGGTTCAAGCTCTCGACAACTGGCTATCAATGGCTCTATCCAGTCTTTACGAAACCAAATCACATGCGTTTCACATACTCGTTGGTCATCCGTGCTGTCGTCCGAATAAATAGCGTGGGGCAAGTCCGGCCCAACCAAAATCATATGATTATGGAACACATCGCTTTGGTGATGCCCAATAAAACCATGACCAGTAAAGTGACGATGAATCGCTATCTCATACTCTTCGTGTCGGTGCCAACCATAGCTTTTACTGTTCTCGACAATTTTCTTATAGCGCCAAGACATGCCAACTCGTTGTGGCACTTTTTCCAAGTAACCTTTCATTACGATACTCAATGACCTTTTAATATTGAAAGTATACGTAACAAACCACCCAAATCAGCACATTGACTGAAAAGTATTGAACATTGCACTGACGGTACTCTTCTCTTCGTCTCCGATAAATATACTGCAAGTGAACTTAATCAGGAGAGCAACTATGGACACTTTATTATTAAAAATTCGCGATATGATTCTTGCCACACGTCAGCAGTGGATCGGCGAGATCACCTACAGCCACAATATTAAAGGTGATCACACCTGGAAATTCTATGGCTATAACTCTTATGACGAATATAAGAAAGATCTGCGTAATAGCTTAAGACAAGAGTCGTAATGAAAGGCTTATTCAAACCACAATTCATTGATTAATCGCGGTTTTTATTTGTCATTCATGTAGAGTTTCACACTTGCCACTCGCTTTCTATACTTACTAAACAGTGGAACATGGAACACATAATAATGAATAACAAACTCACTCTGCCACGCACTGCATGGATAGCATTACTTGCAAGCTTAACGGCCGTCGCGCCGGTGCTTGCGCAAGCCAACACTATTGTTCAAACACAAACAGCAGTTCAAGCGCAAACAGCCGTTAAAAGCCAAAGTGCTGACCAGATATTTACCAATGCAGATATATACGGGCATCGCGAGTCGGACTCGATCGTTACCCACAAAGGCAAGATCATCTTCATTGGTAACCAATCACAGGCGCAAACTTTTCAAGGGCAAAGTACTGATGTCATTGATCTAGACAATGCCTTTGTGCTGCCGGGGTTCATTGACAACCATAACCATGTGTTTGAAGCCGCCTCAGAGCTGGGTGGCAATTGTGAACTCGACTCTGAAGCGACGTTAGAAGAGCAAATCCCTTACTTAGAAGCGTGTAAGATCAATGCTGATACCGATGGCAGAGGTTGGCCAATGGGTTATGGTTTTTCTTTGGAAGCGACGCTCGATAGCGATTCTGACTATACACCGCTAGAGATCATCGACAGTATCTTCCCGGATCGCCCAGTGGTGATCATGGAGCAAACTTCACACTCGATGTGGGTCAACTCAAAAGCACTAAAAATCGCTCGAATCAGCCAACAATCTCCAGACCCACAAGGCGGTGTTTATTTAAAAGACCAAGACAGTGGCAAGCTCAATGGCATCTTGCTAGACAATGCTGGCGATCAATTGATGGAGATGGCGTGGAACAGCCAAAGCGAACTGTTTGAGCAAAGCTACCAAGGGTTAATGTTCGGACTTGAGGAAGCGGCAGCCCACGGCATCACCACCATTGGCGACGGTCGCATGTATTGGAAACGAGGTTGGTATGACGTTTGGCTAGAGGCCGAGAAAAATCAAGACTTAACGGCGCGTGTCTCGCTACGCCCTTGGGTGTATCCATCGATGGCAATACCTTCTCAATTAGAAGTCTTTGAGAAGATGTATTCCGACGATAAAAGCCGTCTGTTACTTGTCGATCAGGTGAAAATGTACAGTGATGGTATCTTCATCAACGGCACCGCCAAAACGCTCGCGCCCTACTTAGATACTTATCTGCCCCAGTCTCCTAATGGCTTGAACTATATTCCGCCAGAACAAATGAAAGAGTGGTTAACTGCGCTCGAAAAAATCGGTTTTAGCGCCCACATTCATGCCATTGGTGATGGAGCGGTTCGTGAATCGCTTGATGCGATAGAAAGTATTCGCAAGCAAGGTTCAACCAAACCCTACACCCTAACCCATGTCGAATTAATCAATGATGAAGATGTGCCACGCTTTCGCCAATTAGACGTGACTGCAGATTTCCAAGTCGGCTCTGATTACGTTGCAAGGCATCAACACCAATGGGCCGAAGCTTTTCTTGGTGCTCGCCGTGCCAAAGCCATGATGAACCTCGATGCAATCCTCAGAACCGACGCCAATATCACATTAAGCAGTGATTGGAACGTACACGACATCAACCCTTTGGTCGGCATCGCGAACAGCTTAATCATGGGCAAAACCGGCCTAACTGATATCTATACCGCCATCGACGCTTACACGCTCAATGCAGCCAAAAGTCTTGGAATTGAAGATGTAACAGGCTCTATTGAGGTAGGGAAATCCGCTGACTTCGCCATTCTCGACCGCGACATCACCACAGTGTCAGCAAGACAAATAGCCAAAACTCAGGTGTTGATGACGGTGTTACGCGGGGATGTGGTTTACGAGCGTATAACCAAAGGTAAGTAAAAAATAGCTAAGAATCACTGAACATTATCTTTTCCAAGACAACCAAAAAACACAAACATAAAAAAGCATCAATAATATTAAAACATAAAGGTAACAAGTGAATGTAATTATAAGATCAATATCTGTAGGCGTTATATTTGTCCAAATACGTGGCTTTGTTGCGTAATTAAATTTAGAGATAGAGCCAACCCGTTTCGCTTGTTTCTTAGTCAATACGACAAGTTTCAGGCATACCTAACCCAGTAAGCTTGTTCAACGCTTTTATCATCGCGTAAGTTTCACCCACCTGGGCATTGTAATTTCTTAAGCTCAGTTTCCCTCCTAGCAACTGTTTAACTCGATACATCGCTGTTTCTGAGAGTGAACGTTTGTGGTATCCATACCGCTCTTTCCAATACTTATTTGAGTCGTATAATTTCTGGCAACCCACGGCGAAATTTCGAGGGTGACCACGCTCCCAGAAGGCAGCCCCTTCTCTTGGGGGAATAAGCGCAATAGCTCCCTTAATCTTAATAGCAGCGTGACACGCTCTCGTGTCGTAAGCGCCATCACCAGACACCTCAAGGATACTTCGGCGTGTTTGTTTCAGTAAGTTCGGGAGTACTTCTCCATCTGTAACCGTCGATAAACTTAGCTCGGCGGCAATGATCTCATGAGTGTTGGTATCGACTGCAATATGCAGCTTTCGCCAGACTCTACGCTTGCCATCCGTCCCATGTTTTTTGACTTTCCATTCACCTTCGCCATAAACCTTAAGGCCAGTAGCATCAATGGCTAGGTGCTGTATCGCTCCTCTCGTTTTAGTCTTAAATGAAACCTCAACTTGCTTGGCTCTACGACTGATGCAGGTGTAATGCGGACAACTTAACGGTACATGGGCTAACCTAAATATCGAGTCGATAAATCCTTGCAGCGCTCTCAATGGCATAGAAAAAACTCGTTTGACCATGAGTGCTGTCGTGATAGCTAAATCACTGAACCGACGCGGCCTACCGCGCTTATTCTGTTTGCTTTGCGCCCATCCGCTTATTGCTTCTTCATCAATCCAAAAAGTCAGAGAACCACGGTTAATGAGTGATCGGTTGTATTGCTTCCAGTTGGTTGTTTTATAACGAGGCTTAGGCATAGGACTACGAGATAGAGTGGAGGTAGCTGATCAGATCGTAGGTTCTTGATTTAGTTCCATTGAATTACGCAACAAAGCCCAAATACGTTATTGATATTGCATACGCTACACCGTATAGTGCGCGCAATAATTAACCTCCACTGAGATTTACTTGACATGAGAATACTGATTGGCGCAATAGTCATTGTGCTGAGCATTTTGTTATCCGCATGCACAGATAAAGCTATTACTTCTAGTAGCGAAAAATCACACGATGTTACGAACATAAAAGACACGACGCCTAACAATACGTATATACAGGCTCCCACAGCGGAAAGTACGACTTCTCAAGGTTTACAAGAGTCACATGAAAAAGAGCAGGACAATCTGCAGACTCAGTCGATTCCCAAACCTTCGCAGAAACAGAAGGCCTCTACAACAGAAGCTCCAAAAGAAACTAAAAAACAGAAAGATGCTATAAAAAAAGAGCCCAAATTAGCAAATGAAAAACCATTAGAGCAGAAACAAAAGACACCAAAGAAGTTACAAGTAGAAAAAGAAAACAATAACTCTAGCCACCAGCCTTTAGTTTTTCCTGAGTTTTATGCGCCTGAAAAGTATAAACACCCACTACGTCACTCAAAGAAACTCAACTTCATGATTGGCGAAGATAGTAAGGGTTCTTACTTGTATGGTGAAGGTCCTATCGTGCCTGGCGCTTTCAAAAAATTCATTGCTTATGTCGATCATTATAAAAGCCAAGGCGTTGATTTAAGAAGGTTTATGCTTCATAGCCCTGGTGGTGTACTAGATGAAGGCTTAAAAATTGGAGAATATATACTCCAAAATAACTGGAATACTGATGCTGATAAATATATGCGCTGTTATTCAACTTGCGGTTTCATTTATGCAGCTGGTTCTACAAAGTACATTCAAACAGGTGCCGAAGTTGGATTTCACCGTCCATACATTCCAGGAGTTGCGGACACTCCTGAGTTTATTGATGAGGTTTATAAAAAATACCAAGCTTATTGGGCAGCTGTAGATGGTAACAAAAGCTTGTATGACAAATTTATGTCTGAGTACGGTCGAGATGAAATGCTGATACTCAAAACCAACAATATCGACAATTATATTCCTGTAGAGAAATATTGATGCCCATTAACACAATAAAATTACCTGAACATATATGGCTTAGAGTTATGCTCTTCGTCATGGGAGCAATGATTATTCTTTTTAACGTTAAAGGTTATGAAGTATTATTTCATGCAGAGCCACTGATTCCATTCATCCCAATTTCTCCTTTTGGAATCTTACTTGGTTGTGCAGAAATTGCAGTGCTAGCTTGGACATCAGCGGTAATCAGAGAGTGGAGCGTATCAAGTCGGGTTCTAAAAATATCTATGTTTGCGGCTTTGTTGCGTAATTAAATTTAGAGATAGAGCCAACCCGTTTCGCTTGTTTCTTAGTCAATACGACAAGTTTCAGGCATACCTAACCCAGTAAGCTTGTTCAACGCTTTTATCATCGCGTAAGTTTCACCCACCTGGGCATTGTAATTTCTTAAGCTCAGTTTCCCTCCTAGCAACTGTTTAACTCGATACATCGCTGTTTCTGAGAGTGAACGTTTGTGGTATCCATACCGCTCTTTCCAATACTTATTTGAGTCGTATAATTTCTGGCAACCCACGGCGAAATTTCGAGGGTGACCACGCTCCCAGAAGGCAGCCCCTTCTCTTGGGGGAATAAGCGCAATAGCTCCCTTAATCTTAATAGCAGCGTGACACGCTCTCGTGTCGTAAGCGCCATCACCAGACACCTCAAGGATACTTCGGCGTGTTTGTTTCAGTAAGTTCGGGAGTACTTCTCCATCTGTAACCGTCGATAAACTTAGCTCGGCGGCAATGATCTCATGAGTGTTGGTATCGACTGCAATATGCAGCTTTCGCCAGACTCTACGCTTGCCATCCGTCCCATGTTTTTTGACTTTCCATTCACCTTCGCCATAAACCTTAAGGCCAGTAGCATCAATGGCTAGGTGCTGTATCGCTCCTCTCGTTTTAGTCTTAAATGAAACCTCAACTTGCTTGGCTCTACGACTGATGCAGGTGTAATGCGGACAACTTAACGGTACATGGGCTAACCTAAATATCGAGTCGATAAATCCTTGCAGCGCTCTCAATGGCATAGAAAAAACTCGTTTGACCATGAGTGCTGTCGTGATAGCTAAATCACTGAACCGACGCGGCCTACCGCGCTTATTCTGTTTGCTTTGCGCCCATCCGCTTATTGCTTCTTCATCAATCCAAAAAGTCAGAGAACCACGGTTAATGAGTGATCGGTTGTATTGCTTCCAGTTGGTTGTTTTATAACGAGGCTTAGGCATAGGACTACGAGATAGAGTGGAGGTAGCTGATCAGATCGTAGGTTCTTGATTTAGTTCCATTGAATTACGCAACAAAGCCTCAAATTGCTAACGAAAAAAGAAAGGCAGCTGAAGCTAACAACCGAGCAGCTCAAGCAAATGCAAAAGCAATAGCTGCCGAATCGAAAGCGCAACAAGATAGTAACGACAATAGTTGGAATAGTAGAATAGACAAAGCCCTACGTTGGTTAAAAGTAGCTTTTCTAATCATTTTGCTTTTGACAACTCTTGTGGCTGCTAGCTTGGGACTATATTATTTATTTAGATTAGTTACTGAAGAGCCAATTATTAAAACTGTAACCGAGACAGTTACAGAAACGGTTGAAAAGGAAATAATTCCGGAAGAATGTACTCAAGTAAGGCGAAATGGAAAAGTTTACGTGAGTTGCGATGGTGTGACTGTTCAGGGCTCTCCAACGATAGCAGAAAGTGGGGTTGATGAGATCCCCGAACTTATTGCAGAGTAGTACTTGATACAACGAAAGCGAGCCAGCTTATTCAGCTGGCTCGTCTGTTATTCACATCTGTATTTTATGTTGTGTTACGCGTTGGTATCTTTAAGCGCTTTCACATTTGAATCTTGTTTGTCATCCAGAGCAAAGTAGATCTTCGATACAATCACTTCAGCAACCAAAATTGTAAATACCACCGCGAAGAACGCTACCACACCGCCCCAAGGGCCTGTGAAGCTCACCTTATCTCCGAACAGAAGGTTAATCGCTTCTAGCATCACAAATTTTGAACCCACCAAGATAATGTAAGTGGTGATTGCTCGGTACACCTTAGGCGCAGTGCCCGGCTTGCTTTTGAAGTGCTCGGCAATCTTGTGCTCTAAACCAATAGAGAGCTTCAATAATAGCTGCAACAACAATGCCGCAATCAAAGAAATAGTGAAAGACTCAATGTTAACGAAGTCCCAGTACTCATCGAAGAAGTTAAGCACTACTAAGTCCACCAGCACGGCTAACGTGTAACCGACGAATAGACGTTGTGGTGTGTTGAACCCGTAAACTTTGTCTGATTTAGTCATTCTGTCTCTCTCTAATCTAATTTGATAAGTCGCCTTGATTTGAAATACATCTTAGCGTTCGAATCGAAGCAAAACTTACCATTTCATGACACCGCCAACATTCATTTATCAAATTAATGATTCGACAGAAATCCCCCTTTCCTCTCTTATAGCAATAGCAAAAACACACCCAATTCATCACTGTCACCAAATGGCCATTCTTCAAATGCTGCGCCCCATAAGATGACTCCATCAGCGACACACACTCATTTCCAAAAGGTGCAGACTATGAAAAAGCTAATCACTAACGCGAACGTATTTAACGGTGTTGATAACAACTTAATCGATAACGTATCAATCCTCATCGAAGATAACTTGATCACTCAGATTGGAGAGATTGACCCAACGATTGCCGATGAAACGATTGATGCTCAAGGCGGTACAGTCATGCCAGGCCTGATTGATGCGCACGTTCATATCACTTTATCTGCACCATTCAATATCATTGATACCATGACGCGTGAAGAAGTGGCGATTCGCTCAGCAAAGATTTCAGAAGAGATGCTGATGCGTGGCTTTACTACCATTCGCGATGTGGCGGGTAATACGCTTGGCCTTAAAAACAGTATCGACAACGGCTATGCCACTGGCCCACGCATTCTTCCTTCGATGGCGGCTATCTCGCAAACCTGTGGTCATTCCGATTACCGTCAAAACCAAGCGCAAGAGCGTTTAGCTAACGGGCATGAAGATTCACCAATGATGAAGCTTGGTGCAATGAAAGTGGCAGATGGTCGTTCAGAAGTCTTAAAAGCGGTTCGCGAACAGCTGTTTATGGGCGCTTCTCAAATCAAGATCATGGCGGGTGGTGGCGCTTCTTCAACGTTTGATCCGCTAGACACATTGCAATTCACATCTGAAGAGATGAAAGCGGCGGTTGATGCCGCTTCCGATTACGGTACTTATGTTGCTGCGCACATCCACACTTCAGATGCGATGCGTCGAGCAGCTGAAGCGGGCGTGATGTCATTCGAACACGCGACCATCATGGACGACGACATTGCCGAGATAATTAAAGACAAAGGCATTTGGGTTATTCCTTCTTACTTTACCTCTTCATTGATTGCAGAGCGTAAGATCCCACTGCCAAACGAAGAGACATACCGCAAAACAGAACGCGTAGGTAAAGCGATGTTCAAGTCAGCAGAACTGATTAAGAAATACGACATTCAGAACATTGCTTTTGGTACTGACTGTGTGGGTGAAACCAACGTTCATGCGACACAATTGAATGAACTTGGTGCGATTGAGCAAGTATTCGATACCATCACCGCACTTCGCATGGCGACATCAAACTGTGGACGCTTGTTCGAGATGTCGACCTATCAACACCCATACCAAGAAGGCAAGTTAGGTCAGATCGTTGAAGGCGCGTATGCCGACCTATTGATCATCGATGGCAACCCACTGGAAAGTGTTGCGTGTGTGGCGAACACAGAGACACAAAAACTGATCATGAAAGACGGTAAGGTGTATAAAAACACGCTTTAGTGCTCAAATTACTCACTGAGTAACTAAACCTCCAAGGTAAGCAAGCGACCTTTCTAGTAGCTTGCTTGCCTTTTTGTTAAGCGCTGTTTTATTGCTACTATTAAACACAGACTATTGATTCAATGATGGAACGAGTTGATTTAAGGATGAAATTAGAATGAAGCTATTACTTACTGCACGCCTACTCAGCACAGTGCTATTACTCAGTTCACTGCTGTCAGGGTGCGGTAACTTTAGAAACCTATCTAATGAGATACAAGCCATCGACTCCATAACCAATCAATACATGGTTATCTTGAATCAACCGGCCTCCCGTTCTGCCGTGGTGATTGAACAAATCAAAGACATTAACAAAGGCGAGGTTGATGGCTACGATGGCATTATAGACAGTGACAGTATTCACTTACATGTATCGAATAACATCCACTACCTACTTATCTTTGAAGATAAGAATCAAGACCTAACCCTACAAGCTGATGAAGCATTCAGTGTGGTTAACCTGCGCGATCACAAAGACAAATCGACAATCGAAGTATCACTTACCATTAATGAGAGTGATGCCCCAAGAGCGTTTGTTGATCGTTCATTGTCCTCACTATTGAAAATAGAGTTAGACCTCGTCGATATAGGCACCGTGGTGAATTTAACAGATTCTCCCTTTGAGAAAAGAAATGCAAAGCTTGGCATGTGGCAGCCGCTGACCTTCTTACTTGAAGATAATGCTGGGCTCTATTTTCTATCTGAATATGACCCAAATAAAATCCCAATCCTATTCGTACATGGAATCAATTCAACGGCTTTAGATTTCGCCCCTCTCATTGAAAAAGTGGACCAATCTAAATACCAAATATGGGTGTTTAACTACCCTTCAGGTCTGTCTCTGTCTTTGAATTCGAAAGGCTTAAATAACCTATTCCATACAGTTGTGACTGAATATAAGATCCAACAGTTGCATGTTGTTGCCCACAGTATGGGTGGCTTGATCGTGACTAACAGTATTCGTCAGTGTCGCATTGGGCAGTTATGTGATTTTATTAGCAGCGTAACCACCATCTCTTCGCCGTTTGGTGGTGTCGAGTCAGCTAAGCAAGGGGTGGAATACTCTCCCGTGGTAATGCCTGCTTGGGTTGACTTAAACCCAGACGGCCAATTTATTAGCGACTTATTTGTTGAAAACAATCAAATCCACATTCCCCACTTTTTAGCCTTTGGTTATAACTCGGGTGATCTGTTTAATACCAACAGTAACGATGGCGTCATCAATTTATCAAGCCAGTTATCACGCCCCGCTCAATTGAACGCCGACCAAATTCGTGGTTACAACGAAAACCATCTCAGTATTTTAGATAATGATGATCTGTTTGAAGACCTGTCGAGCTTTTGGCTAGCAGCAGAGCAATAACCCCTCCCTATACATAACCCGACAAACCAGTTGGCGTGAATGGTATGAACATTGGCGGTATTTGCACTGCACGCCAACACGCCAATCTTTATTCTACTCCCATAAATCAGCACACGGAGTGACGCTAAGCCTAGCGAGCTAGGTTTCGAAACAAGGATAGTGACTTTCTAACTTGGGATAGAAACGATGACTATCAATGAATTAAAACGCAGAGATTTTTTCAAAGTTATGGGGAAAGGTGCAGTTTCTGCTGCGGCTATCTCTCTGCCTACCTTAGCGAATGCAACACCAACTTCGCCAACCAATTTGCCTTCAGATCACCAAACCGTTGACTCGCCACTGGATGCGACTGAGATGGCGAATCTGATAAGAGACAAAAAAGCCTCGCCAAAAGAGTTCGTGCAAGAAGCTATCTATAAAATTCGCCAGACCAACGATCAAGTTAATGCGGTTGTTTCTGAGTGCTTTGACTTAGCGCTAGAGCGAGCAAACTCATTTAACCCGAACTCACCCTTTGCTGGCGTGCCTTTCTTGGTGAAAGACTGCGTTGATGTTGTTGGGCTTGAATGCACCCTGGGTTCGAAGCTAAACCAAGGCAGAAAACCTAATGCGACCTCTTGGTTTATTCGTGCGACTCAAAATGCAGGGCTGAACACCATTGGCATGACGAACATCCCTGAGATGATGACACTAGGCTGCACCCAGAACCCCCTTTATGGCGCGACGCGCAACCCATGGGATCTAAGCCGAGGTGTTCACTCATCAACTGGCGGTGGCGCAGCGGCGATTGCAGCTGGCTATGTACCCTTAGTGCACTCTACTGATGGCGGCGGTTCTTCTCGCATGCCTGCTTCAGCAACTGGTATTTTTGGCTTTAAACCAAGTCGAGAATCTTTGATCTCAGGGCTAACTGACGGCTCAACAAACGAAGGTTTTACCCATCAATCGTTTATGTCGAGAACCGTTCGTGACGCGGCTTTGGCAGTTTCAGTCACAGAGCATCATACAAAAAATAACTTTGAGACGCCTTTTCCTCGAACCCCAATAGGAATGGTTAATGCTTCTCTTAACCGTCAGATAAAGATTGGCGTCACCCTCAAAGATATCCACGGCAGGCTTCCTGATGAAGATACGCTCGCAGCCATTCGTTCTACGGTCTCTTTGCTCGAAAGCCTTGGGCATATCGTTATCGAAGTTGAACAACCAATCAAAAATGGCGATGTGTTCATGCGTAACTACATGGGCGTATTTGGCAACAAGATGGCAAGCTTTGCTGAGCAATTCGACCGCTTGGGGATGCCGCTAGAATCGATGCCAGACAAAGTGAGCGACAACGTCGTCTATTTAGCTCGTACGATGCAAGCACGCTTAAAAGCCACTCCTAGCTTGTATATCGACTCTCAAGAGCGATGCCAAAACTTCGCAACCAGTCATAACCGAGAGTTCTTTAAAAACATCGATATATGGCTCACCCCTTGTGCAAACCATGTTCCTTTGGACATCGCATATTTCGACCAGAAAGCGCACTCCGGCAAAGAGATATGGGCACGTTCAGAAAAATTGATGTCCTACACGCCAATCGAAAACGTGGCTGGCAATCCGGCGATGTCGGTTCCCTTGTATTGGAACAAGCAGAACCTTCCTGTTGGTAGCCACTTTTCCGCAGCAAGAGGCAACGACCGCCTGCTATTTGAATTGGCCTATCAACTAGAACACGCCAAGCCTTGGGCAAACAGAAAAGCCCCGATTGCGCTTTAAAAAGCAATTCACTTTCAAAACAGTTCAATTTAGAAAACCATTTAAGTACGAGTCTTTTGATGAAACATATTATTTTCCTATTCTTGGCAAGCCTGACGCTTGCGCCACACTCATTCGCAGCTCTAGCACCAAGCGAAGGCTTCAGTGGCAACATGACCTTCCTAACTGGCTTCACCGCAAACTCAAGTAACCTCGATGTTGGTCAAAGCAACCATCAATCTCAAGCTGATTTAACGTCGTCGGGTAACACGGAAGCCGAGGGAATGGTCGCGGTTTTGGGTTCGGTGCAATACACCTTTGGCGCTTTGAATCACAAACAGTTTTTCTTAGGTACCTCAAGAGACGACATCATCACTGGTACGCTGGCATTTGAAGTTGGATATAGGCAGCAAGTGGAAAGCGGCATGGTGGTCGATTTTTCTATCTTGCCGACTCTGATATCTGGCGAAGTGTGGGATGACCCTTATGCTATTGACTCAAATAGGAAAGAAACCGACCTCACT
Coding sequences:
- a CDS encoding lipase family alpha/beta hydrolase produces the protein MKLLLTARLLSTVLLLSSLLSGCGNFRNLSNEIQAIDSITNQYMVILNQPASRSAVVIEQIKDINKGEVDGYDGIIDSDSIHLHVSNNIHYLLIFEDKNQDLTLQADEAFSVVNLRDHKDKSTIEVSLTINESDAPRAFVDRSLSSLLKIELDLVDIGTVVNLTDSPFEKRNAKLGMWQPLTFLLEDNAGLYFLSEYDPNKIPILFVHGINSTALDFAPLIEKVDQSKYQIWVFNYPSGLSLSLNSKGLNNLFHTVVTEYKIQQLHVVAHSMGGLIVTNSIRQCRIGQLCDFISSVTTISSPFGGVESAKQGVEYSPVVMPAWVDLNPDGQFISDLFVENNQIHIPHFLAFGYNSGDLFNTNSNDGVINLSSQLSRPAQLNADQIRGYNENHLSILDNDDLFEDLSSFWLAAEQ
- a CDS encoding amidase is translated as MTINELKRRDFFKVMGKGAVSAAAISLPTLANATPTSPTNLPSDHQTVDSPLDATEMANLIRDKKASPKEFVQEAIYKIRQTNDQVNAVVSECFDLALERANSFNPNSPFAGVPFLVKDCVDVVGLECTLGSKLNQGRKPNATSWFIRATQNAGLNTIGMTNIPEMMTLGCTQNPLYGATRNPWDLSRGVHSSTGGGAAAIAAGYVPLVHSTDGGGSSRMPASATGIFGFKPSRESLISGLTDGSTNEGFTHQSFMSRTVRDAALAVSVTEHHTKNNFETPFPRTPIGMVNASLNRQIKIGVTLKDIHGRLPDEDTLAAIRSTVSLLESLGHIVIEVEQPIKNGDVFMRNYMGVFGNKMASFAEQFDRLGMPLESMPDKVSDNVVYLARTMQARLKATPSLYIDSQERCQNFATSHNREFFKNIDIWLTPCANHVPLDIAYFDQKAHSGKEIWARSEKLMSYTPIENVAGNPAMSVPLYWNKQNLPVGSHFSAARGNDRLLFELAYQLEHAKPWANRKAPIAL